The nucleotide window AATAAACTTGGACTTTCTTCCAGTTATCTTTCCACAAAATTTTCTCAGGATATGGGCATGGGGTTTGTTGACTATGTAAACAAGGTCAGAATTGAAAAAGCCTGTCTTTATCTTAAGCAGGGATATTATAAAGTTTATGAAATTTCAGAAAAAGTCGGTTTTAATGATACAAAATATTTTACAAAGCTTTTTAAAAAAATAACCGGATATACTCCTAAAAAATTCATGCAGGGAGAAGAGTGATTTTATTTAACTGCCGTTTGAATTAAAACGGCAGTTTTTTTTATATAAAAAAATTACACCATTTATAAAATTCTGTTTCTGTTTTTATCTTAAGGCTGCCTTTACACTTTTTCAGGAAAACAAAAAAATGTGGAGGCAGGATTTATGAAAAAATCTCTGATAGTTTTTGCAGCCCTGTTTGCGTTTCTGACGGGGTTTGCATCTGCAAAAGTTACCGTTAGAAAAGATGCCGGCGGATGGCGTATGTTTGACGGCAACAGGGAAGTTGAAATAAAGGGTATTACCTGGAGTAATACTCCGATTGGAATGGATTATAATTACAGTCTGTGGCGCATGGATGATGACTTCATTATGGCCACTCTTAATACTGACATGCCTATGCTTCAGGCAATGGGTGTTAACGTTATCCGAAGCTTTGATGACGTTCCTCCGAAGTGGGTTGAATATATTTACGAAAACTACGGAATATATACTCTTATTAATAACCTCATGGGACGTTACGGAGTTACTGTAAAAGGAAAGTGGGTTTTCCCGACGGATTATCAGGATAAAGATACCCGCGAAACTCTTGTAGAAATGGCCCGCAATACAGCAGAAAAGTATAAGAACGTACGCGGACTTCTTTTTTACATGCTTGGAAATGAAAGCAATTACGGTCTTGAATGGTCAAGTACAGAAATTGAAAATCTTCCTGTAGGTGAGCAGCACCGTGCAAAGGCTGTTTATCTTTACAGCATGTTTGAAGAAGCAATTAAGGCAATGCATGAAGTTGATCCTGATCATCCTGTAGGAATCGTTAACGGTGACGTTCAGTATATCGATCTTATCGCAGAACTTTGTCCGAGTCTTGACATATTCGGAAGTAACGTTTACCGCGGATGGAAATTCTATGAAGGTTTTTATGAAGATGTAGCATCTAAACTTGATAAGCCTGCCGTGTTCACGGAGTGTGGTGCGGATGCATTCAATGCGGTTACCGGTAAGGAAGATCAGTGGGCTCAGCTTCAGTATTTTAAGACACAGTGGGAAGAAGTTTATCAGGAAGGCTACGGTAAGGGCCGTCACCAGAATGTACTCGGTGCTTTTCTTTTTGAATGGATTGACGAATGGTGGAAAATCTATCAGTGGAAAGATCTTACCATTCATAATGATAAGGGAACCTGGGCAAACTCAGGATATTCCCTTGACTTCAAGGAAGGCGTCAACAACATGGACGAGGAATGGTTCGGTCTGTGCGGTCAGAGTACTGTTACAGTTAACGGTGTAAATAAGCGTCTTCCCCGCGCTGCATATTATTTCTTCTGTGATCTGTGGAAACATTCCCTTTATAATTCTACAAATGCAGAAATGGAACGTTTTTTTGCTACTCTCCCTGAAGATATTTATCTTTCAAGAGGAAACAGTGAAACAATCCGTGAAGACATAAAGCAGTCAAAACTTTTCAGTATTTCTTCAATGAATGTTTCGGCTCAGTTTACTACTCCTGTATTCTTAAATTATCTCCTGGATGATATAAAAGACGGACATAACTGGCGTGATGCATTCCGTTATGTAAATAATGAATATAAGTCTGACGGATATAATTCAGATAAAATGGAAAATAAACCTTCTCTTCAGGCAGAGGCAAGCGTAACTCTTGCAATGAATCCTGTAGAAAATGTTAATGGAAGTGCAACCTTCAAGGCTTTTACCGGAGAACCGTTCAGCCGTCTCCGTGATCATTATTCTTCATACTATGATGATGTTCCATACGGTGAAAACATTTATGACTATGAAAAGAATTTTGATTTCTATGCAGCAAATCTTTCTTACGAAAATAAAAACTTCGATTTGAATGGATATTATCATACCGGTCATGCAGGTTATGCTGGAAACGGTGATGTATTTAACATTACTCAGGATGCATTTGATATTGTCGGATATGATACTTACGGTTCAAAAGCTCCTGTTGCTGTTGAATTTACCGGTAAGGGAAAACTTTCTGGTCTCAGTGTAATTGGAGGTCCGGAGATTTACGGAGGCGCCGCACCTCAGATTGTTGCAAATTATTATAAGGGATTCTGGCCTGGCGTTAAAGGTTTAAGCTGGATCAATTACGGTTTCCTTTTCTGTGAGGAATTCGGTCAGAGTGAAAACATGGCACTTGCACCGTTCAATGCTTACGGTTCAGGAAGAAAGGCTTCCGTATACGGAGAATTTTATTTTAATGATATCGCTTCTGTAAAACTCGGTATCCTTCATTCAGGTTCAGAAAAGGTTGGAGCTAAATACACTACGAAGAACGGCAGTGAAAAAGAAATCTCTGACTTTGACACACTGGGTGCTTATGCTCAGATCGGAACAAAAATGATTCCGTATTCCTTTGTTTATGCAAATGCAATTTACCGCGGTCTTGTTGCAGATACAAACGGAGCTCCTGTTAACGGCGGATTCTTTTCCGGAGATTCAGGAAGCGGTAACCGTCTTGAATTACAGGCTGGTGTAGATTTTGGTTATGGTCCTCTTTCAATAAAACCTGTTGTTCGTGTACGTACACCTCTTGAAGCAGCAAACGGAACCCGCAGTATTGTTGATGGCTCTCCTTTCTATGTAGGACAGGGAAACCGTCAGAGTTTTGAAATTGAAACTGTTATTACTTATGATCCTGAAGGCGGAACCTGGTTCCATAACTGGGATAATAATGAAACAGAAAATGCAAAACTTGCTTTCTCTATAAGCGGTCTTTATCAGCTTTATGCTGGAGAAACTGACCTTCTTCCTTACAAGGATAATAACGGCGGAACTGTAGACAGAAATGACGGTACTATTGCAAGCGGTGATTTCTGGAGGGCTTATAATTCACTTCCTCTTCAGCATAACCTGTGGCAGTTCGGAGCAAGAGTTGTTGCAAATCCTTCAAACTCTCTCCGTCTTATTGCAGGTGTAAATGTAGGACATCAGTCTCCGTCTGTTGCATATTATGGCGATCCTGATGACATCACATTTATCGGTGCAAATTTTGCAGCCCGCTATAAGAGATGGATTATGAGGGCAGATGCAACTGTAAACGGATGGGGAAGTGCAGGCTGGATGCGTGACCAGAACTATACATTCCCTCTTCAGTACAGCATTGATATTGCCTGTGGATTTAAGAAACCTTCATTCATTGATTCAAACAACAGAATCGGTGTAAGGGTTCAGGGGGCAAATTTTGGAAAATACAGCCAGGATTCTTATCATGCACTTCCTTATGCATATCGTGATAATCCTGATGGTGCCAGGTATCTTGAGTTTACGACTTACGTCAGCGTTGGTCTGTAAAAACATGTTACGACAAGGAGTATTATATGAAACTTGATATGAAAAAGATTTTTACATTGACTGTATCAGCTGCTTTTGCATTCATACTTTCAGCCTGCAATATGGATGCATTTTCAAATGACGGTTCTTCTGCATCAGCCCGCAGGGAAAAAGGATATAAACCAAAGCCTCGCCCTGCAGTCAGTAATGGTCTTTATAAGCATGCAGAAGGCTATGAAATGGGACCATGGCAGTGCTGGGACAATGATGGTGCTGTAGCCACAACTGAGGACGGAGCTGATGGAGGAATGAGGATTACTCAGGCAATACGTCCCTGCGGCGGTACTTACTGGGGTGTAAACCTTGCAGCCGGAACTAATTCTGGTGCAAATAAAGATCTTGACGGAAAAGGTTATACAAAGATTGTAATGAAAATCCGCGGTACTACACCTGCAAATACTATTTATTTCTTTGGGAATAATGAAACGGAAGGTATAGGTGACTGGGACGGTGTTACTCAGGATGGTAACGGAAAAGTCTGGTATCGTCTTGATCATTATACTTCTGAGTATAATGAAACTACGTGGACTGAAATTACTGTTCCTGTTACATATGGAGAAGTTACATCCACAATGTCTTCCTGCCTTACAATCGGTGGAGACGGCGGATGGGTAGAAGTTAAGGAAATTGACTGGCAGGATGATGAAGGTAACTTCGTCGTACCTGCATATGCCGGAACATGATTTTTTTCTTCGGGAAGATGTATGTCTTCCCGTTAAGGAGGAACTGCTATGAAAAAAATCTGTAAACTTATGCTGCTTTTAGTTTCAGTTTTGTTTTTGGCCTGTAATCCTGACGGTGCTTTTAATGACGGATCTTCTGCAAAGGCAAGGAGAAACAAAGGATACAGGCAGCCTGAAAATGATCCTTTTGGAGGCGAAGAAACAACTGCAAAATTCTGGAAAGGTTATGCTCCTTTTTCCGGCATACAGTGCTGGGGTATGGGAGAAAATGAAAGCTGGGGAAGAAACCCGGAAATTGATCTTGATGCCGGAACTTTCAGGAGTTCCGGAGATGAAGGCGGCTCCTATATGCCTGTATTCGGTGCATACGGTATAGGCGGAACCGGTATTGACGGAGAATATGATGTTTCTTCTGTAAGCAGCTTTGAGTGTGATGTATGGAGCGAAGGTTCTTCCGGTAAGGAACTTGAGATTTCTGTCTATCATTCACCACTTAATCAGAAAAATGTAATTCTTTCTGAAACACCGCAGCATGTTGAGATTAATCTTACTATCCAGAATACTACGCATATTCTGTTTCTTCTCGGGTGGAGCAATACTCCTTCCGGAGACATCATTCATATAGAAAATGTTGCCTTCTATGATGATGAAGGAAAACAGGTTACTTACATTCCTTTTAAGCTGAACGAAAGTGAATGATTATTGATAAGGATGTCTCTAAGCGGGCATCCTTATTTTATTGAGGGGGAGTACAACCCTCAAAACGGCGAAGTCAAGGCTTTAAGCGTTAGCGTGCCTTGACTCGACGTATTGGCTGGTTATAAAAAAGACGTCAAATTAAAAAATAATACTCTTAATAGTTAAAAACTCTGCTTTTTTTTAAGCTGGAGTTTATTATAGTTTAATGTGAGGAGTATTTTTTATGAAACGGTTTAGTTCTGTATTATTTTTTTCATTATTAGTTATTGTTTCATCATGTCAGTTTTTTGCCCCTTCTGAATCAAATGAAATAGAAAATCCTGTTCCCGTTCCAGGGCCTAAACCAGGGCCGGATCCTGAACCTGATCCAGGTCCGAATACAAGTGACAAGAGAGGTGTGTGCTATAACAGTCTTAATGAAGATGAAGTTAGGGTACTTTCAAATTCAAACGTAAAGTGGGTTTACAACTGGGGAACTCATCCTTCAGCTAAAGAAGATGAACTTTTTTCCAGATATGGAATACTTTACATTCCGATGCAGTGGGGAAGAACAACAACTCAGTCCCTTGCCGAGTTAAGGACTTATTATTCAAGTCATCCTGACTGTAAATATCTGCTTGGCTTTAATGAACCTAATCTCGGAGCAGGAGTAGGTGGCTCCGGAATTACCCCTTCGGCTGCAGCAGCTGACTGGGAAAAACTTGAGGAGCTTGCTGAAGAGTTTGATCTGGAACTTGTAGGTCCTGCATTGCAGTATTCTGGAGAACGGCTCAGTGATGGTGTTGTATATGATACTCCAAAAAAATGGATGGATGCTTTTATAAATGCTTACAAAAATACTCATGGCGGCAGAAGTCCCCGTTATGATTATTTCTGCCTTCACTGTTACATGAACTGGCCTCAGGCTCAGTCCGGTTACATAAAGGAATATGTAAAAGAATACGGAAAAAAAGTATGGCTTACAGAATTCTGTGCCTGGGAATATAATAACGGAGGACAGAACGAAAGTGCAGCTGCACAGAAATCTTCCATGATACAGAAAGTGGATTTTCTTGACAGTTATGCCGGTGCCGATAAATATGCATGGTTTATGTCATCCCAGCATACATCTGACATTCCGTTTAATTCTCTTTTTACAAAAGTAGGTTCAGACGGAAGCCTTACTATTGTCGGCGAGGAGTATCTGTATCGCGGAATGGATTCTTCCGTTCTTCTGGCAAAAAACCTTGAGCAGGCTCAGGCTCTTCTTGAAACTTCGGTCGCAGGAAGTGAACCGGGAATGTATCCTTCAGATAAGTATTCTGAATTGGAAAATGCTGTAAGTCAGGCAGAAGCCGTAAAAGACTCCGGCAATAAAACGGCAGTTGATAATGCTTTAAAGAACTTGACTTCTGCCGTAAAAGCGTTTGAAGAATCCAGGGTTCCGTATTTTACTAAATCAACCAGAGAACTTACGGCAGAGGATTTTGCAGGCTCGCTTACAAAAAATCTTTCAGCCTCAGCATTTACGGTTTCAAGTGCCCAGGGTGCAAATACTGCTGCTGCGGCATTTGACGGCAAGCTTGATACCCGCTGGGAATCTGCTCATGAAGACAATCAGTGGCTTAAAATTGATTTTGGTGAAAAAGTAGAGTTTAACTGCATCTGCATAAAATGGGAGGCAGCTTTTTCTACCAGTTTTATCATGGAAGTTTCTGACGACGGCGAAAGCTGGAGAACAGCATTTGAAGAAAAAGACTGTACCGGAAACAGTGAAACTTATAATCTTACGGTCACACAGAATGCCCGCTATCTCCGTTTTTACGGAAAAACACGGTCAACAAATTATGGCCATTCCTTCTACGAAATGGGCGTAAGTAAAAAATAATCTGCTGCTTTTTATTAAAGATATTAGACGGGGATGCCCAATAAGTTTACACCCTATTGTCATTCCGAACTTGATTCGGAATCTATAGAACTAGATGTGGTGTAGATGCTGAAACACATATTCGTAGCAGGTGCGTGCGAATATGGCGTAGCAGGTGCGTGCGAATGTGGCGTAGCGTTCAGTATGAGTCATTGCCGTGCTCGACACGGCAATCTCATGTATTGTAATTAAATTGATTTTCGGGTCGTGCCCGAAAATG belongs to Treponema rectale and includes:
- a CDS encoding glycosyl hydrolase, which gives rise to MKRFSSVLFFSLLVIVSSCQFFAPSESNEIENPVPVPGPKPGPDPEPDPGPNTSDKRGVCYNSLNEDEVRVLSNSNVKWVYNWGTHPSAKEDELFSRYGILYIPMQWGRTTTQSLAELRTYYSSHPDCKYLLGFNEPNLGAGVGGSGITPSAAAADWEKLEELAEEFDLELVGPALQYSGERLSDGVVYDTPKKWMDAFINAYKNTHGGRSPRYDYFCLHCYMNWPQAQSGYIKEYVKEYGKKVWLTEFCAWEYNNGGQNESAAAQKSSMIQKVDFLDSYAGADKYAWFMSSQHTSDIPFNSLFTKVGSDGSLTIVGEEYLYRGMDSSVLLAKNLEQAQALLETSVAGSEPGMYPSDKYSELENAVSQAEAVKDSGNKTAVDNALKNLTSAVKAFEESRVPYFTKSTRELTAEDFAGSLTKNLSASAFTVSSAQGANTAAAAFDGKLDTRWESAHEDNQWLKIDFGEKVEFNCICIKWEAAFSTSFIMEVSDDGESWRTAFEEKDCTGNSETYNLTVTQNARYLRFYGKTRSTNYGHSFYEMGVSKK
- a CDS encoding glycoside hydrolase family 2 TIM barrel-domain containing protein, which translates into the protein MKKSLIVFAALFAFLTGFASAKVTVRKDAGGWRMFDGNREVEIKGITWSNTPIGMDYNYSLWRMDDDFIMATLNTDMPMLQAMGVNVIRSFDDVPPKWVEYIYENYGIYTLINNLMGRYGVTVKGKWVFPTDYQDKDTRETLVEMARNTAEKYKNVRGLLFYMLGNESNYGLEWSSTEIENLPVGEQHRAKAVYLYSMFEEAIKAMHEVDPDHPVGIVNGDVQYIDLIAELCPSLDIFGSNVYRGWKFYEGFYEDVASKLDKPAVFTECGADAFNAVTGKEDQWAQLQYFKTQWEEVYQEGYGKGRHQNVLGAFLFEWIDEWWKIYQWKDLTIHNDKGTWANSGYSLDFKEGVNNMDEEWFGLCGQSTVTVNGVNKRLPRAAYYFFCDLWKHSLYNSTNAEMERFFATLPEDIYLSRGNSETIREDIKQSKLFSISSMNVSAQFTTPVFLNYLLDDIKDGHNWRDAFRYVNNEYKSDGYNSDKMENKPSLQAEASVTLAMNPVENVNGSATFKAFTGEPFSRLRDHYSSYYDDVPYGENIYDYEKNFDFYAANLSYENKNFDLNGYYHTGHAGYAGNGDVFNITQDAFDIVGYDTYGSKAPVAVEFTGKGKLSGLSVIGGPEIYGGAAPQIVANYYKGFWPGVKGLSWINYGFLFCEEFGQSENMALAPFNAYGSGRKASVYGEFYFNDIASVKLGILHSGSEKVGAKYTTKNGSEKEISDFDTLGAYAQIGTKMIPYSFVYANAIYRGLVADTNGAPVNGGFFSGDSGSGNRLELQAGVDFGYGPLSIKPVVRVRTPLEAANGTRSIVDGSPFYVGQGNRQSFEIETVITYDPEGGTWFHNWDNNETENAKLAFSISGLYQLYAGETDLLPYKDNNGGTVDRNDGTIASGDFWRAYNSLPLQHNLWQFGARVVANPSNSLRLIAGVNVGHQSPSVAYYGDPDDITFIGANFAARYKRWIMRADATVNGWGSAGWMRDQNYTFPLQYSIDIACGFKKPSFIDSNNRIGVRVQGANFGKYSQDSYHALPYAYRDNPDGARYLEFTTYVSVGL